Proteins encoded together in one Anticarsia gemmatalis isolate Benzon Research Colony breed Stoneville strain chromosome 1, ilAntGemm2 primary, whole genome shotgun sequence window:
- the tapas gene encoding tudor domain-containing protein 7 tapas isoform X2: MADKEQVIQALRATLISVKGALTIKQCNRDYRELQGEWIPFKKLGYPSLDKLFLDVPGFKVTQINGEWYVDAIASQETQHIATMVARQKPSKKATPKLSYPNRFPKKQGSWRKPAPPGFTSNYNNAYSNQYYRVKANASFNNNNYHKSNKYNSKSNETKTVYPNAKQTSKTNNDHTEKVSRGPNQLSQPMKEVNVHNEDEGHKFKHPMRANSDTDVKHGGKVSASQRLSNLRDRLNTVDLIPLQLPAANNECLESSGPVTNVVPAHNLEPPPDSTSGVIKLEWYCKKLGLPEPVYKVHDFRPKRGPVTYDCTVKVGTYSSFSYPDSSPSEEMAREVAAVKLLNSIQSNEFGEVPTSSSSNAIVCLTQLVSEHEAGIWANMVPHLYREKYGENLPKNWQELVENCPKIIKDRVVNGRLVLLPSKEQEAPLETTFIDDAMDTDLPPLKFPEDDFWNVFVTVANSTLEIWLRIIGPLFSDAFEALLVDMSRYYEHSGTPVDKSMLIKNAWYAVNLDDGGWQRAKLLDIEDETATVFLGDHGDDDVVYIKKIKILEPQFRKIPAQAVLCRLEGAEELAASTLGAELVRRRLPGEVLVAAPGPRHDPSDPSVAVVLYDTSTQRDLNLNKEIVHDFCIAGAFTVTQKACEVEVGCVTEEGRVWVSRAGGAALVRGALALLAEGPYRRPLPPAPQAPAPNAGTLYIVRTLAGDWVRCTIISGVDGEGTVRTQLVDSGLILRAPLSSLVPLQSFSPALNAFPYQALAVRLGAAERAAGAMVARLRELLLGARVLCRALPSSAPGAPHVELFVRTGPQHILASVNNSIVMEYDFLQNGKLKEDEKEPTDHVEALHKKKERIFRNPSMVGDERPTSGAVLPPPTLPAPGKCFDVYIAMAANPWNFVVQPNNNRCTLQTMMATLQSECPKMSELDAPVNPVSGELYTVYYEKDASWYRVTVAGTVSTEMVSVYFCDYGDLALFATKALRPVPAGAPLARSLPPQAIKARLYDVWPLHQDWTVEDCIRFQELCVEQQFVGICKDVGKDPLNPNEPLLTLDLIDTSTDEDIYLNKQLVAEGRARLASASPAS, from the exons ATGGCGGATAAAGAACAAGTTATCCAAGCTTTGAGAGCCACCCTTATATCTGTTAAAGGAGCTTTGACTATAAAGCAATGTAAtc GAGATTATCGGGAACTTCAAGGAGAATGGATTCCATTCAAGAAGCTTGGTTATCCATCACTAGATAAACTCTTCCTAGATGTGCCTGGCTTTAAGGTGACTCAAATAAATGGAGAATGGTATGTTGATGCGATTGCCAGCCAAGAAACCCAACATATAGCCACAATGGTAGCTCGTCAAAAACCTAGTAAAAAGGCAACACCGAAATTAAGCTACCct AATCGGTTTCCAAAAAAACAAGGATCTTGGCGAAAACCAGCACCACCAGGTTTCACATCGAATTATAACAACGCTTACTCCAATCAATATTATAGAGTGAAGGCAAATGCTtcatttaacaataacaattatcaCAAG AGTAACAAGTATAATTCAAAGTCGAACGAAACGAAAACTGTATATCCGAATGCAAAACAAACATCGAAGACAAATAATGACCACACAGAGAAAGTATCGAGGGGCCCAAACCAACTGTCTCAACCCATGAAAGAAGTCAATGTGCATAATGAAGATGAAGGGCATAAA TTCAAGCATCCAATGCGGGCTAATAGTGATACCGATGTTAAACACGGCGGGAAGGTGTCAGCATCTCAGAGGCTATCGAACTTGCGAGACCGTCTCAACACAGTAGACTTGATACCATTACAACTGCCAGCTGCTAACAACGAATGTCTG GAAAGTAGTGGTCCAGTTACTAACGTTGTGCCGGCTCATAACTTAGAACCACCACCAGATTCCACATCAGGCGTAATTAAATTAGAATGGTATTGTAAAAAACTGGGACTACCCGAGCCTGTGTATAAAGTTCATGATTTCCGACCAAAACGGGGACCCGTTACCTACGACTGTACAGTAAAA GTCGGCACGTATTCCTCATTTTCTTATCCGGACTCCTCACCATCTGAAGAAATGGCGAGAGAAGTGGCCGCGGTAAAGTTACTTAACTCAATACAAAGTAATGAATTTGGAGAGGTTCCTACTTCTTCCAGCAGCAATGCGATCGTCTGTCTCACTCAACTCGTATCCGAACATGAGGCTGGTATTTGGGCTAATATGGTACCACATCTATACAG agaaaaatatggTGAAAACTTGCCCAAAAATTGGCAAGAGTTAGTTGAAAATtgtccaaaaataataaaggatCGAGTTGTTAATGGACGTTTAGTTTTACTTCCCAGTAAAGAG cAGGAAGCACCGTTAGAAACGACTTTTATAGACGACGCGATGGACACGGATTTACCGCCATTGAAATTCCCGGAAGATGATTTCTGGAATGTGTTTGTTACCGTTGCTAATTCTACACTTGAGATTTGGTTAAGAATCATCGGACCGCTTTTTAGT gaTGCCTTCGAAGCTCTTTTAGTGGATATGTCAAGATATTATGAACATTCTGGCACGCCGGTCGATAAGTCAATGCTGATTAAAAATGCCTG GTATGCAGTTAATTTAGACGACGGTGGTTGGCAACGGGCTAAACTTTTGGACATAGAAGACGAGACAGCTACTGTGTTTCTCGGCGATCATGGCGATGATGACGttgtttacattaaaaagaTCAAAATTCTGGAACCACAATTTAGGAAGATACCAGCCCAG GCGGTCCTATGTCGGCTGGAGGGCGCCGAGGAGCTGGCGGCGAGCACGCTGGGCGCCGAGCTGGTGCGGCGCCGCCTGCCCGGCGAGGTGCTGGTGGCGGCGCCCGGCCCGCGCCACGACCCCTCCGACCCCTCCGTGGCCGTCGTGCTCTACGACACCTCCACGCAGCGGGACCTCAACCTCAACAAGGAGATCGTGCACGACTTCTGCATCGCCGGAGCCTTCACGGTCACACAG AAAGCGTGCGAGGTGGAGGTGGGCTGCGTGACGGAGGAGGGCCGCGTGTGGGTGtcgcgcgcgggcggcgcggcgctggtGCGCGGCGCGCTGGCGCTGCTGGCCGAGGGGCCCTACCGCCGCCCGCTGCCGCCCGCGCCGCAGGCGCCCGCGCCCAACGCCGGCACGCTCTACATCGTGCGCACGCTGGCCGGGGACTG GGTTCGCTGCACCATCATCAGCGGGGTCGACGGCGAGGGCACGGTGAGAACGCAGTTGGTCGACAGCGGTCTGATACTGCGAGCGCCGCTGTCGTCGCTGGTGCCCCTCCAGTCGTTCTCGCCGGCGCTGAACGCCTTCCCGTACCAG GCGCTGGCGGTGCGGCTGGGCGCGGCGGAGCGCGCGGCGGGCGCCATGGTGGCGCGGCTGCGGGAGCTGCTGCTGGGCGCGCGCGTGCTGTGTCGCGCGCTGCCGTCGTCGGCGCCGGGCGCGCCGCACGTGGAGCTGTTCGTGCGCACGGGCCCGCAGCACATCCTGGCCTCCGTCAACAACTCCATCGTCATGGAGTACGATTTCTTGCAGAA CGGCAAATTGAAGGAAGACGAGAAGGAGCCCACGGATCACGTTGAAGCGTTACACAAAAAGAAGGAGCGCATATTCCGTAACCCGTCGATGGTCGGAGACGAGCGTCCCACCAGTGGTGCCGTGCTACCGCCGCCGACGTTGCCTGCGCCCGGAAAATGTTTCGATGTCTACATCGCTATGGCAGCTAACCCGTGGAACTTCGTT GTCCAACCTAATAACAACCGATGCACGCTTCAAACTATGATGGCAACTCTTCAAAGCGAATGTCCTAAAATGTCCGAGTTGGATGCGCCTGTAAACCCAGTCAGTGGAGAATTATATACAGTGTATTATGAAAAAGACGCTTCTTGGTACCG GGTAACAGTGGCAGGAACAGTCTCGACTGAAATGGTTTCCGTTTATTTCTGTGATTATGGGGATTTGGCGTTATTTGCAACTAAAGCGCTGCGACCAGTACCTGCGGGCGCTCCACTAGCTCGCTCGTTACCGCCACAAGCCATAAAAGCCCGACTTTACG aTGTATGGCCGCTACATCAAGACTGGACTGTAGAAGACTGTATAAGGTTCCAAGAGTTATGTGTGGAACAGCAATTCGTTGGTATTTGTAAAGATGTCGGAAAGGATCCGTTAAATCCGAACGAGCCCTTATTAACGCTTGATCTTATTGATACTTCGACAGatgaagatatttatttaaacaaacaattagtTGCCGAGGGCAGAGCACGTCTCGCTTCTGCGTCGCCGGCGTCGTAA
- the tapas gene encoding tudor domain-containing protein 7 tapas isoform X1, with product MADKEQVIQALRATLISVKGALTIKQCNRDYRELQGEWIPFKKLGYPSLDKLFLDVPGFKVTQINGEWYVDAIASQETQHIATMVARQKPSKKATPKLSYPQNHFQNRFPKKQGSWRKPAPPGFTSNYNNAYSNQYYRVKANASFNNNNYHKSNKYNSKSNETKTVYPNAKQTSKTNNDHTEKVSRGPNQLSQPMKEVNVHNEDEGHKFKHPMRANSDTDVKHGGKVSASQRLSNLRDRLNTVDLIPLQLPAANNECLESSGPVTNVVPAHNLEPPPDSTSGVIKLEWYCKKLGLPEPVYKVHDFRPKRGPVTYDCTVKVGTYSSFSYPDSSPSEEMAREVAAVKLLNSIQSNEFGEVPTSSSSNAIVCLTQLVSEHEAGIWANMVPHLYREKYGENLPKNWQELVENCPKIIKDRVVNGRLVLLPSKEQEAPLETTFIDDAMDTDLPPLKFPEDDFWNVFVTVANSTLEIWLRIIGPLFSDAFEALLVDMSRYYEHSGTPVDKSMLIKNAWYAVNLDDGGWQRAKLLDIEDETATVFLGDHGDDDVVYIKKIKILEPQFRKIPAQAVLCRLEGAEELAASTLGAELVRRRLPGEVLVAAPGPRHDPSDPSVAVVLYDTSTQRDLNLNKEIVHDFCIAGAFTVTQKACEVEVGCVTEEGRVWVSRAGGAALVRGALALLAEGPYRRPLPPAPQAPAPNAGTLYIVRTLAGDWVRCTIISGVDGEGTVRTQLVDSGLILRAPLSSLVPLQSFSPALNAFPYQALAVRLGAAERAAGAMVARLRELLLGARVLCRALPSSAPGAPHVELFVRTGPQHILASVNNSIVMEYDFLQNGKLKEDEKEPTDHVEALHKKKERIFRNPSMVGDERPTSGAVLPPPTLPAPGKCFDVYIAMAANPWNFVVQPNNNRCTLQTMMATLQSECPKMSELDAPVNPVSGELYTVYYEKDASWYRVTVAGTVSTEMVSVYFCDYGDLALFATKALRPVPAGAPLARSLPPQAIKARLYDVWPLHQDWTVEDCIRFQELCVEQQFVGICKDVGKDPLNPNEPLLTLDLIDTSTDEDIYLNKQLVAEGRARLASASPAS from the exons ATGGCGGATAAAGAACAAGTTATCCAAGCTTTGAGAGCCACCCTTATATCTGTTAAAGGAGCTTTGACTATAAAGCAATGTAAtc GAGATTATCGGGAACTTCAAGGAGAATGGATTCCATTCAAGAAGCTTGGTTATCCATCACTAGATAAACTCTTCCTAGATGTGCCTGGCTTTAAGGTGACTCAAATAAATGGAGAATGGTATGTTGATGCGATTGCCAGCCAAGAAACCCAACATATAGCCACAATGGTAGCTCGTCAAAAACCTAGTAAAAAGGCAACACCGAAATTAAGCTACCct CAAAACCATTTTCAGAATCGGTTTCCAAAAAAACAAGGATCTTGGCGAAAACCAGCACCACCAGGTTTCACATCGAATTATAACAACGCTTACTCCAATCAATATTATAGAGTGAAGGCAAATGCTtcatttaacaataacaattatcaCAAG AGTAACAAGTATAATTCAAAGTCGAACGAAACGAAAACTGTATATCCGAATGCAAAACAAACATCGAAGACAAATAATGACCACACAGAGAAAGTATCGAGGGGCCCAAACCAACTGTCTCAACCCATGAAAGAAGTCAATGTGCATAATGAAGATGAAGGGCATAAA TTCAAGCATCCAATGCGGGCTAATAGTGATACCGATGTTAAACACGGCGGGAAGGTGTCAGCATCTCAGAGGCTATCGAACTTGCGAGACCGTCTCAACACAGTAGACTTGATACCATTACAACTGCCAGCTGCTAACAACGAATGTCTG GAAAGTAGTGGTCCAGTTACTAACGTTGTGCCGGCTCATAACTTAGAACCACCACCAGATTCCACATCAGGCGTAATTAAATTAGAATGGTATTGTAAAAAACTGGGACTACCCGAGCCTGTGTATAAAGTTCATGATTTCCGACCAAAACGGGGACCCGTTACCTACGACTGTACAGTAAAA GTCGGCACGTATTCCTCATTTTCTTATCCGGACTCCTCACCATCTGAAGAAATGGCGAGAGAAGTGGCCGCGGTAAAGTTACTTAACTCAATACAAAGTAATGAATTTGGAGAGGTTCCTACTTCTTCCAGCAGCAATGCGATCGTCTGTCTCACTCAACTCGTATCCGAACATGAGGCTGGTATTTGGGCTAATATGGTACCACATCTATACAG agaaaaatatggTGAAAACTTGCCCAAAAATTGGCAAGAGTTAGTTGAAAATtgtccaaaaataataaaggatCGAGTTGTTAATGGACGTTTAGTTTTACTTCCCAGTAAAGAG cAGGAAGCACCGTTAGAAACGACTTTTATAGACGACGCGATGGACACGGATTTACCGCCATTGAAATTCCCGGAAGATGATTTCTGGAATGTGTTTGTTACCGTTGCTAATTCTACACTTGAGATTTGGTTAAGAATCATCGGACCGCTTTTTAGT gaTGCCTTCGAAGCTCTTTTAGTGGATATGTCAAGATATTATGAACATTCTGGCACGCCGGTCGATAAGTCAATGCTGATTAAAAATGCCTG GTATGCAGTTAATTTAGACGACGGTGGTTGGCAACGGGCTAAACTTTTGGACATAGAAGACGAGACAGCTACTGTGTTTCTCGGCGATCATGGCGATGATGACGttgtttacattaaaaagaTCAAAATTCTGGAACCACAATTTAGGAAGATACCAGCCCAG GCGGTCCTATGTCGGCTGGAGGGCGCCGAGGAGCTGGCGGCGAGCACGCTGGGCGCCGAGCTGGTGCGGCGCCGCCTGCCCGGCGAGGTGCTGGTGGCGGCGCCCGGCCCGCGCCACGACCCCTCCGACCCCTCCGTGGCCGTCGTGCTCTACGACACCTCCACGCAGCGGGACCTCAACCTCAACAAGGAGATCGTGCACGACTTCTGCATCGCCGGAGCCTTCACGGTCACACAG AAAGCGTGCGAGGTGGAGGTGGGCTGCGTGACGGAGGAGGGCCGCGTGTGGGTGtcgcgcgcgggcggcgcggcgctggtGCGCGGCGCGCTGGCGCTGCTGGCCGAGGGGCCCTACCGCCGCCCGCTGCCGCCCGCGCCGCAGGCGCCCGCGCCCAACGCCGGCACGCTCTACATCGTGCGCACGCTGGCCGGGGACTG GGTTCGCTGCACCATCATCAGCGGGGTCGACGGCGAGGGCACGGTGAGAACGCAGTTGGTCGACAGCGGTCTGATACTGCGAGCGCCGCTGTCGTCGCTGGTGCCCCTCCAGTCGTTCTCGCCGGCGCTGAACGCCTTCCCGTACCAG GCGCTGGCGGTGCGGCTGGGCGCGGCGGAGCGCGCGGCGGGCGCCATGGTGGCGCGGCTGCGGGAGCTGCTGCTGGGCGCGCGCGTGCTGTGTCGCGCGCTGCCGTCGTCGGCGCCGGGCGCGCCGCACGTGGAGCTGTTCGTGCGCACGGGCCCGCAGCACATCCTGGCCTCCGTCAACAACTCCATCGTCATGGAGTACGATTTCTTGCAGAA CGGCAAATTGAAGGAAGACGAGAAGGAGCCCACGGATCACGTTGAAGCGTTACACAAAAAGAAGGAGCGCATATTCCGTAACCCGTCGATGGTCGGAGACGAGCGTCCCACCAGTGGTGCCGTGCTACCGCCGCCGACGTTGCCTGCGCCCGGAAAATGTTTCGATGTCTACATCGCTATGGCAGCTAACCCGTGGAACTTCGTT GTCCAACCTAATAACAACCGATGCACGCTTCAAACTATGATGGCAACTCTTCAAAGCGAATGTCCTAAAATGTCCGAGTTGGATGCGCCTGTAAACCCAGTCAGTGGAGAATTATATACAGTGTATTATGAAAAAGACGCTTCTTGGTACCG GGTAACAGTGGCAGGAACAGTCTCGACTGAAATGGTTTCCGTTTATTTCTGTGATTATGGGGATTTGGCGTTATTTGCAACTAAAGCGCTGCGACCAGTACCTGCGGGCGCTCCACTAGCTCGCTCGTTACCGCCACAAGCCATAAAAGCCCGACTTTACG aTGTATGGCCGCTACATCAAGACTGGACTGTAGAAGACTGTATAAGGTTCCAAGAGTTATGTGTGGAACAGCAATTCGTTGGTATTTGTAAAGATGTCGGAAAGGATCCGTTAAATCCGAACGAGCCCTTATTAACGCTTGATCTTATTGATACTTCGACAGatgaagatatttatttaaacaaacaattagtTGCCGAGGGCAGAGCACGTCTCGCTTCTGCGTCGCCGGCGTCGTAA
- the Sf3b6 gene encoding splicing factor 3b subunit 6, which translates to MALALQRRANVRLPPEVNRILYVRNLPYKISAEEMYDIFGKYGAIRQIRVGNTPETRGTAFIVYEDIFDAKNACDHLSGFNVCNRYLVVLYYRSNKAFKGIDIEKKQEEIDALKKKYGISTEELRK; encoded by the exons ATGGCTTTAGCTCTGCAAAGGCGAGCAAAC GTTCGATTACCACCTGAAGTCAACCGGATCTTATATGTGAGAAATTTACCTTATAAAATATCTGCAGAGGAAATGTATGATATATTTGGAAAATATGGCGCAATTCGACAAATTCGTGT AGGAAACACTCCAGAAACCAGAGGAACAGCTTTTATTGTCTATGAAGACATATTTGATGCGAAAAATGCATGTGACCATCTTTCAGGATTCAATGTTTGCAACAGATATTTAGTTGTATTATACTATAGGTCTAACAAAGCGTTTAAGGGCATTGATATTGAAAAGAAACAAGAAGAAATTGATGCTTTGAAAAAGAAATACGGAATCTCAACAGAGGAACttcgcaaataa
- the LOC142974098 gene encoding acetylcholinesterase — MFSVWFVLCIFSMVLAQDPVANIPQGRIVGIKAYTEGSLTPIEIYYGVPYATAPKGRYRFSAPERHTGWRRTFYAHRIPPHCPQYGDQDKDNYSEDCLFVNIWTPRRSDEKTLPVLVILFSESWVRGGIPLPCQELASEGIVVVTVMYRLHLLAFFTLRSISARGNLALLDQYLGLLWIRDNIAAFGGDPTAITLLGHSAGADSVLHHISSPRSVGLFQRAIIMSPANIWKAIDEQKGVEGAEVERMSRQIAHSLGCHNNLDQEILRCMRERPLSDILTVFSNDTWLKVMQPVPDTFLPDSEQFLPNSLLVALSTTTQQNLQLDVMLGANDLEVLNYNDDKHDELVKRGKLYMSEYLLNNAIPDSLRLLSLDQSSTLPTLVEAIKWQYWNERPNSEENVLNLIESLGRIESSSEWGTGIALIATRLANRVRRLFAYRYSQPAGVDLRGLQYNFTGAVHGSDLVCLLGEPMMLQVARRPATTQEKRMTFLLRRHLLNFIKFGSPGEDNWKQYKMGNGHIFDIRDKESLTNQHSADRDVRFWLHYLPELSSLLKTAEKTEQLTGEKGDNRLRGGVFAMCGVAVILLLLLGVCALLLHRQRSRHFTVTDENHQ; from the exons ATGTTCAGTGTATGGTTTGTGCTTTGTATTTTTTCAATGGTTTTAGCGCAAGATCCTGTGGCTAATATTCCCCAGGGTCGGATAGTTGGG ATTAAAGCCTATACAGAAGGTTCACTAACACCTATAGAAATATACTACGGAGTGCCGTACGCAACAGCTCCAAAAGGACGATACAGATTTTCG GCTCCCGAACGTCATACTGGTTGGAGACGAACGTTCTATGCGCACCGAATACCTCCTCATTGTCCGCAATATGGGGATCAAGATAAGGATAATTACAGCGAAGATTGTCTATTTGTCAACATATGGACTCCCCGG CGCTCCGATGAAAAAACATTACCAGTGTTGGTGATATTATTCAGTGAGTCATGGGTAAGAGGCGGAATACCATTGCCTTGTCAAGAATTGGCATCGGAAGGCATAGTGGTAGTGACTGTTATGTATCGCCTGCACTTGCTTGCCTTTTTCACACTACGATCTATATCTGCTCGTGGTAATCTAGCGCTGTTGGATCAGTACTTAGGACTACTATGGATACGAGACAATATTGCTGCATTTGGCGGTGATCCTACTGCTATCACTCTACTTGGGCATTCTGCTGGTGCCGATAGCGTCTTACATCATATATCGTCGCCTCGCTCAGTTG GTTTATTTCAACGAGCAATTATTATGTCACCTGCTAATATTTGGAAGGCAATTGATGAACAAAAAGGGGTAGAAGGCGCCGAAGTGGAACGCATGTCTCGTCAAATTGCTCATTCATTGGGATGCCACAATAACTTAGATCAAGAAATCCTGCGTTGTATGCGTGAAAGACCTCTGTCTGATATATTGACAGTGTTTTCG AATGATACCTGGTTAAAAGTAATGCAACCAGTACCGGATACATTCTTGCCGGACTCTGAACAATTCCTACCAAACTCACTATTGGTAGCCTTGTCAACAACAACGCAACAAAACTTGCAACTTGATGTTATGCTCGGTGCAAACGACCTCGAAGTATTGAATTACAATG ATGACAAACATGACGAACTGGTAAAAAGAGGCAAATTATATATGTCggaatatttacttaataatgcGATTCCGGATAGTCTGCGACTTTTATCTTTGGATCAATCGTCTACATTACCCACG CTAGTTGAAGCCATAAAGTGGCAATATTGGAATGAGAGACCAAATAGTGAAGAAAATGTCTTAAATTTAATAGAGTCTCTCGGTCGAATTGAATCTTCATCAGAATGGGGTACGGGAATAGCGTTAATCGCCACCCGGTTAGCAAATCGAGTGCGACGTCTTTTTGCTTATCGCTACTCACAACCAGCAGGAGTAGATCTTCGGGGACTGCAGTATAACTTTACGG gtGCGGTTCATGGATCAGATTTAGTATGTCTCTTAGGAGAACCTATGATGCTTCAGGTAGCTCGTCGTCCCGCAACAACACAAGAAAAACGAATGACGTTTCTTCTTCGAAgacatttacttaattttattaaattcgg ATCACCGGGAGAAGATAATTGGAAACAATACAAGATGGGCAATGGTCACATTTTTGATATACGTGACAAGGAATCACTAACAAATCAACATAGTGCTGATAGAGATGTCCGATTTTGGCTTCATTATCTTCCTGAGCTTTCTAGCCTTTTGAAAACTGCCGAAAAAACGGAACAACTTACAGGTGAAAAAG GTGATAATAGACTTCGTGGTGGCGTTTTTGCAATGTGTGGAGTTGCAGTGATCCTCTTGTTACTCTTAGGTGTATGCGCACTTCTGTTGCACCGACAAAGGTCTCGCCACTTTACTGTTACTGACGaaaatcatcaataa